A genome region from Carya illinoinensis cultivar Pawnee chromosome 2, C.illinoinensisPawnee_v1, whole genome shotgun sequence includes the following:
- the LOC122301929 gene encoding uncharacterized protein LOC122301929, whose protein sequence is MSMGLEAGKWKWHGSVGGIVGAPIDKVWTVVSQSKKLTEWMPMVEECTDVAGEEGMPGYVRLVSGFMFPQQDGERSWIKERLVSMDSSSRCYAHRMEASNVGLDGSVNSLKLVDYGDNSTLASGLVI, encoded by the exons ATGAGCATG GGATTGGaagctggaaaatggaaatGGCATGGATCAGTTGGAGGCATCGTGGGTGCACCCATAGACAAAGTCTGGACCGTGGTTTCTCAAAGCAAAAAGCTAACAGAATGGATGCCGATGGTCGAAGAATGCACAGACGTAGCAGGGGAAGAGGGCATGCCCGGCTATGTTCGGCTGGTCTCTGGTTTCATGTTCCCTCAGCAAGATGGAGAAAGGTCATGGATCAAGGAGAGGCTGGTTTCCATGGATTCATCATCTCGTTGTTATGCTCATAGAATGGAAGCAAGCAATGTGGGTTTAGATGGATCTGTAAATTCATTAAAACTTGTAGATTATGGGGATAATTCCACATTAGCTAGTGGACTGGTCATTTGA
- the LOC122301463 gene encoding laccase-4-like — MDRRFRTLMLLGVFLFPSLAESLVRRYNFNVVLKNTTKLCATKAIATVNGQFPGPTLYAREDDTVIVRVTNHITHNVTIHWHGVRQLRTGWSDGPVYITQCPIQPGQNFIHSFNLTGQRGTLLWHAHISWLRATLHGAIVILPKRGIPYPFPKPQKEKIIILAEWWKADVEAVVNQATQSGLPPNISDTHTINGHPGPVTGCSSQGAYTLHVESGKTYLLRIINAAVNDELFFKIAGHSLTIVEVDASYTKPFQTDTIFISPGQTTNALLTANQAVGKYLIAVTPFMDAPIGFDNLTNYATLRYKGTPAHPPTILTTVPPQNATPLIHAFMDSLRSLNSKQYPTKVPLTLDHSLFFFLGVGVNPCATCVNGSKLVADINNVSFVMPTVALLEAHYYNIQGVFTDDFPGNPPIPFNYTGNSPSNIHTMNGTRLYRLAYNSTVQIVLQGTAVIAPENHPTHLHGFNFFVVGKGLGNFDPYKDPLKFNLVDPVERNTIAVPTAGWTAIRFRADNPGVWFLHCHLEVHTTWGLKMAFLVDNGKGPNESLPPPPSDLPKC, encoded by the exons atggatcGTCGGTTTCGGACATTAATGTTACTTGGAGTCTTCTTATTTCCATCATTGGCTGAGTCCTTGGTTCGTCGGTACAATTTCAAT GTGGTCCTGAAGAACACAACAAAGCTTTGTGCAACAAAAGCCATTGCCACTGTCAATGGGCAATTTCCGGGGCCAACTCTCTATGCAAGGGAAGATGATACCGTGATCGTAAGGGTTACCAACCACATTACACACAATGTGACAATCCACTG GCATGGGGTGAGACAACTTCGAACCGgatggtcggatggaccggtaTATATCACACAATGCCCTATACAACCTGGGCAGAACTTCATCCACTCCTTCAACCTCACCGGCCAAAGAGGCACGCTTCTTTGGCATGCACATATCTCCTGGTTGAGGGCAACTTTACATGGCGCTATTGTTATCTTGCCAAAGCGAGGCATTCCTTACCCATTTCCGAAACCTCAGAAggaaaaaatcatcattttag CCGAATGGTGGAAAGCAGACGTTGAAGCTGTTGTCAATCAAGCTACGCAATCTGGTTTGCCGCCTAATATTTCGGATACGCATACCATAAATGGTCACCCAGGACCTGTTACTGGTTGCTCTTCTCAGG GGGCTTACACTTTACATGTTGAGAGTGGCAAGACCTATTTACTACGCATCATCAATGCAGCGGTGAACGATGAGCTTTTCTTCAAAATTGCGGGGCACAGTCTAACAATTGTTGAAGTGGATGCCTCCTACACCAAGCCCTTCCAAACTGACACTATATTCATCAGCCCTGGCCAAACTACAAACGCCCTCCTAACTGCAAATCAGGCCGTTGGCAAGTACTTGATAGCAGTCACGCCTTTCATGGATGCTCCGATTGGCTTTGACAACTTGACTAACTATGCCACATTGCGCTACAAAGGCACCCCTGCACATCCCCCAACCATCTTAACCACCGTTCCTCCTCAAAATGCAACTCCATTAATCCATGCTTTCATGGACTCACTTCGAAGCCTTAACTCCAAACAATACCCAACAAAAGTCCCATTAACCCTGGAccattctctttttttcttcttaggcGTTGGGGTTAATCCATGTGCTACTTGTGTTAATGGGAGCAAGCTTGTGGCAGATATTAATAATGTTAGCTTTGTGATGCCAACTGTAGCTCTCCTTGAAGCCCATTACTACAACATCCAAGGAGTTTTTACAGATGATTTTCCTGGAAACCCACCTATTCCTTTTAATTATACTGGCAACTCACCATCTAATATCCACACCATGAATGGCACCAGGCTGTATAGACTGGCTTATAATTCTACAGTCCAGATTGTGTTACAAGGCACAGCTGTAATAGCACCAGAGAACCATCCAACCCATCTGCATGGGTTTAATTTCTTTGTGGTTGGGAAGGGGTTAGGGAACTTCGATCCCTACAAGGATCCGCTGAAATTTAACCTCGTTGATCCTGTCGAGAGGAACACAATTGCAGTACCTACCGCTGGATGGACTGCAATCAGATTCAGGGCGGATAACCCAG GTGTTTGGTTCTTGCATTGCCATTTGGAAGTACACACGACGTGGGGACTTAAGATGGCATTCCTGGTAGACAATGGTAAAGGCCCGAACGAGTCTCTGCCGCCACCTCCTAGCGACCTTCCCAAGTGCTAG
- the LOC122301466 gene encoding transcription factor DIVARICATA-like isoform X2 produces the protein MIPGKTVWDVIKQYKDLEDDVSDIESGRVPIPGYLASSFKLELVDNRNFDAYRRKSSTARGPDQERKKGVPWTEEEHRQFLMGLLKYGKGDWRNISRNYVISKSPTQVASHAQKYFIRQLSGGKDKRRPSIHDITIVNLTETSSGNNKPPSHDQSFALAPQQKPTSAPRMSPDWSQPRDEAVMIFDSDCGNLSMSPPYEFKGQGHNLYGSAHYGFHTKPYIQTQSSIHQIRK, from the exons ATGATCCCCGGGAAGACGGTGTGGGATGTGATTAAGCAGTACAAGGATTTGGAAGACGATGTTAGTGATATAGAATCAGGGCGGGTTCCGATTCCCGGTTACCTTGCCTCTTCTTTCAAATTGGAGTTGGTTGATAATCGCAACTTTGATGCCTATAGAAGAAAATCCTCAACAGCTCGGGGTCCTGATCAGGAAAGGAAGAAAGGGGTGCCATGGACAGAAGAAGAGCACAG GCAATTTCTGATGGGGCTTCTAAAGTACGGTAAAGGAGACTGGAGAAATATCTCCCGGAATTACGTAATTTCTAagagtccaactcaagtggcaAGTCATGCTCAGAAGTACTTTATAAGGCAGCTATCAGGAGGAAAAGACAAGAGAAGGCCAAGCATCCACGACATCACAATTGTCAATCTCACAGAAACCTCATCGGGAAATAATAAGCCTCCCTCACATGATCAGTCTTTTGCTCTTGCACCACAGCAAAAGCCCACCAGCGCACCAAGAATGTCACCTGACTGGAGTCAACCTCGTGATGAAGCAGTCATGATTTTCGACTCGGACTGTGGAAACCTTTCAATGTCACCTCCGTATGAATTTAAAGGGCAAGGGCACAATCTGTATGGCAGTGCTCATTACGGATTTCACACCAAACCGTATATTCAAACCCAATCCTCAATACATCAAATACGTAAATGA
- the LOC122301464 gene encoding L10-interacting MYB domain-containing protein yields the protein MSHIPTEKAHWTPSYHKIFVDLCLDETLKGNKPGTHFTKEGWNNIVESFYEKTGSRYDIKQMKNHWSLTKLQWKIWVKLIGDSSMKWDPGTKKLGATKEDWAHYIKANPEAAQFQFMELQNVDKLEIILNGTINGAWIHLSTRYKRNNCCLISSPLYVKEEAITTPTVKEEHLPDDELRSAVMAQSTQGIPVASEQSISISLPSNAKAIWTPVIHKIFIDLCLEQKLKGNKPGSRFTKEGWRTIFESFQKQTGLSYETLQLKNHWNVTKERWKVWSNLIGTPSMKWDPNTNKFGASEENWEEYLQANPAASQFRFKELELADKLETIFDGSTVTAETEPTSRRRKYNNRSTMPHLSNREPVISKPDEKTERFCDAVESRGALMIHGEAQFVPSRGGKLSYSIGECIDCLDGMEEVEPGSDLYLFALDIFLKKEYREVFLQLKNPSVRMAWLQRLQSLGPSL from the exons ATGTCTCACATACCAACTGAAAAGGCCCATTGGACTCCTTCCTACCACAAAATATTTGTTGACCTATGTCTTGATGAAACTTTAAAGGGGAATAAGCCCGGGACGCATTTTACTAAGGAGGGTTGGAATAATATTGTCGAATCATTTTATGAAAAGACTGGTTCGAGGTATGATATCAAACAAATGAAGAATCACTGGTCGCTTACCAAGTTACAATGGAAAATCTGGGTTAAGCTGATTGGTGATAGCAGCATGAAATGGGATCCAGGAACCAAGAAATTGGGTGCTACTAAAGAGGATTGGGCCCATTATATAAAG gccAACCCAGAAGCTGCACAATTTCAATTCATGGAACTGCAGAATGTTGACAAATTAGAAATTATCTTGAATGGAACAATAAATGGTGCATGGATACATCTTTCGACAAGGTATAAGAGGAACAATTGTTGTCTGATCTCCTCCCCTTTGTATGTGAAAGAGGAAGCAATAACAACACCTACTGTGAAGGAGGAGCATCTACCTGATGATGAATTGAGGAGTGCTGTTATGGCTCAGTCTACTCAGGGCATACCAGTTGCAAGTGAACAAAGCATATCTATCTCATTGCCTTCCAATGCAAAAGCCATTTGGACGCCTGTTATACACAAAATATTCATTGATCTATGTCTAGAACAGAAGTTAAAGGGGAATAAGCCTGGATCACGTTTTACTAAGGAAGGTTGGAGAACTATTTTTGAATCATTTCAGAAACAGACTGGCCTGAGTTATGAGACACTGCAGCTAAAGAATCATTGGAATGTTACCAAGGAACGCTGGAAGGTATGGTCTAACCTAATTGGCACTCCAAGTATGAAGTGGGATCCAAACACCAATAAATTTGGTGCGAGTGAAGAAAATTGGGAAGAATATTTGCAG GCAAACCCAGCAGCTTCACAATTCCGCTTCAAGGAACTTGAGCTTGCTGACAAACTGGAGACCATTTTTGATGGAAGCACCGTTACTGCAGAGACCGAACCAACTAGTCGGCGTAGGAAGTACAACAATAGGTCAACAATGCCTCACTTAAGCAACAGAGAACCAGTAATATCTAAGCCAGATGAGAAAACTGAACGTTTTTGTGATGCTGTTGAATCAAGAGGTGCCTTAATGATTCACGGAGAGGCTCAGTTTGTTCCATCTAGAGGAGGCAAACTCAGTTATAGTATTGGGGAATGCATTGACTGTCTTGATGGAATGGAAGAAGTAGAACCAGGAAGTGACCTCTACTTGTTTGCATTAGATATATTCCTGAAGAAGGAATACAGGGAAGTTTTTCTTCAACTGAAGAACCCTAGTGTACGGATGGCATGGTTGCAGCGCCTGCAATCACTTGGTCCATCTTTGTAA
- the LOC122301461 gene encoding LIM domain-containing protein WLIM2b-like, whose product MSFTGTQLKCKVCEKTVYPVEQLSADGVVYHKSCFKCSHCKGTLKLSNYSSMEGVLYCKPHLEQLFKETGSFNKNFQSPAKSAEKLTPELTKSPSKAASMFSGTQEKCATCGKTAYPLEKVTVESQAYHKSCFKCSHGGCPITPSNYAALEGILYCKHHFSQLFKEKGSYNHLIKSASMKRAAASVPEA is encoded by the exons ATGTCTTTCACCGGCACCCAACTGAAATGCAAGGTTTGTGAGAAGACAGTTTATCCGGTAGAGCAGCTATCTGCTGATGGGGTTGTTTACCACAAGTCTTGCTTCAAGTGCTCCCACTGCAAGGGGACGCTGAAG CTCAGCAACTATTCCTCAATGGAAGGGGTTCTGTACTGTAAGCCTCATTTGGAACAGCTCTTCAAGGAGACTGGTAGTTTCAACAAGAATTTTCAGTCAC CTGCAAAGTCAGCTGAGAAGCTAACTCCAGAGCTG ACTAAGTCACCCAGCAAAGCTGCCAGCATGTTTTCTGGGACACAAGAAAAATGTGCTACCTGTGGTAAAACGGCTTATCCGCTGGAGAAG GTGACTGTGGAGAGCCAGGCCTATCACAAGTCATGTTTCAAGTGCTCTCATGGTGGCTGTCCTATAACCCCATCTAATTATGCAGCCCTCGAGGGCATTTTGTATTGCAAACACCATTTCTCCCAGCTTTTCAAGGAGAAAGGGAGTTACAACCATCTTATCAAGTCTGCATCAATGAAACGTGCAGCAGCCTCCGTTCCAGAGGCTTAG
- the LOC122301466 gene encoding transcription factor DIVARICATA-like isoform X1, with protein METLYPASFMSDSNWFLQASQSTEWTREENKKFERALAIYDETTPDRWIKVAEMIPGKTVWDVIKQYKDLEDDVSDIESGRVPIPGYLASSFKLELVDNRNFDAYRRKSSTARGPDQERKKGVPWTEEEHRQFLMGLLKYGKGDWRNISRNYVISKSPTQVASHAQKYFIRQLSGGKDKRRPSIHDITIVNLTETSSGNNKPPSHDQSFALAPQQKPTSAPRMSPDWSQPRDEAVMIFDSDCGNLSMSPPYEFKGQGHNLYGSAHYGFHTKPYIQTQSSIHQIRK; from the exons ATGGAAACTCTATATCCAGCTTCGTTTATGTCAGATTCCAATTGGTTTCTCCAAGCAAGCCAGAGCACAGAATGGACTAGGGAGGAGAACAAGAAGTTTGAGAGAGCGCTTGCTATATACGATGAGACCACTCCTGATCGATGGATAAAAGTGGCGGAAATGATCCCCGGGAAGACGGTGTGGGATGTGATTAAGCAGTACAAGGATTTGGAAGACGATGTTAGTGATATAGAATCAGGGCGGGTTCCGATTCCCGGTTACCTTGCCTCTTCTTTCAAATTGGAGTTGGTTGATAATCGCAACTTTGATGCCTATAGAAGAAAATCCTCAACAGCTCGGGGTCCTGATCAGGAAAGGAAGAAAGGGGTGCCATGGACAGAAGAAGAGCACAG GCAATTTCTGATGGGGCTTCTAAAGTACGGTAAAGGAGACTGGAGAAATATCTCCCGGAATTACGTAATTTCTAagagtccaactcaagtggcaAGTCATGCTCAGAAGTACTTTATAAGGCAGCTATCAGGAGGAAAAGACAAGAGAAGGCCAAGCATCCACGACATCACAATTGTCAATCTCACAGAAACCTCATCGGGAAATAATAAGCCTCCCTCACATGATCAGTCTTTTGCTCTTGCACCACAGCAAAAGCCCACCAGCGCACCAAGAATGTCACCTGACTGGAGTCAACCTCGTGATGAAGCAGTCATGATTTTCGACTCGGACTGTGGAAACCTTTCAATGTCACCTCCGTATGAATTTAAAGGGCAAGGGCACAATCTGTATGGCAGTGCTCATTACGGATTTCACACCAAACCGTATATTCAAACCCAATCCTCAATACATCAAATACGTAAATGA